Proteins from a genomic interval of Mesobacillus sp. S13:
- a CDS encoding sensor histidine kinase, whose product MEITKHLLMNLSLLLVLLFFTQLIIERQVNEEKREIYQLFYFIISIFTCYIFSVQVQDGIRFDLRQVPMILGGLYTGYSFLLAGLTLLMRALLGINDGFWVSVGVFSGLAILLKWIHPWFNRLSLNSRVGVSVLLTVITSFLLMQMVAIVNEPISHPEAWISFILIPALTSGLVSYSIETIRQTFIIRQRLAKADKIEAVSHLSASISHEIRNPLTTVKGFLQLLGEKDYPEDKKKEFIDIAVQELKRAEEVINDYLTFARPAFEKEEKIEVEKELNHVLNVLSPLANLNGVKITKKFSPGLFISGDRSKFKQGFINLMKNGLEAMPNGGELIIQTFLTGSVIHILVRDTGIGMNEEQIARLGEPYYTTKGKQGTGLGMMVTFSIIRAMRGKVEVKSQIGMGTTFHIRFTKTL is encoded by the coding sequence GTGGAAATTACAAAGCATTTATTAATGAACCTCTCGCTGCTCCTTGTCCTGCTGTTTTTTACACAGTTAATCATTGAAAGACAAGTAAATGAAGAGAAGCGTGAAATTTATCAATTATTCTATTTTATTATATCGATTTTTACCTGTTATATATTTTCAGTTCAAGTTCAGGATGGCATCCGTTTTGATCTTCGACAGGTCCCGATGATTCTCGGTGGTCTCTATACTGGATATAGTTTTCTTCTTGCAGGGCTTACTCTTTTAATGCGAGCTTTGTTGGGAATAAACGATGGGTTCTGGGTGTCGGTTGGGGTCTTTTCCGGACTTGCCATCCTTTTGAAGTGGATTCACCCATGGTTTAACAGGTTAAGCTTGAACAGCAGAGTCGGTGTTTCTGTCTTATTGACAGTCATCACTTCCTTTTTATTAATGCAGATGGTCGCCATAGTTAACGAACCCATTAGTCATCCAGAAGCATGGATCAGCTTCATCTTGATTCCTGCCTTAACTTCAGGTCTAGTCAGTTATTCAATTGAGACGATCCGCCAAACCTTCATTATCCGCCAAAGGTTGGCAAAGGCTGATAAAATTGAAGCAGTCAGCCATTTAAGTGCGTCTATTTCTCATGAAATCCGTAATCCGCTAACCACAGTAAAAGGTTTTTTGCAGCTTTTAGGTGAGAAAGACTATCCTGAAGATAAGAAAAAAGAATTCATTGATATTGCTGTCCAGGAATTGAAGAGGGCGGAAGAAGTGATCAATGATTATCTGACTTTTGCTAGGCCAGCGTTTGAAAAGGAAGAGAAAATCGAAGTCGAGAAGGAACTGAATCATGTACTTAATGTACTTAGCCCATTGGCCAATCTGAATGGTGTCAAAATAACAAAAAAATTCAGTCCAGGTTTATTCATATCAGGAGATCGCTCGAAGTTTAAGCAAGGATTCATTAATCTGATGAAAAACGGTTTGGAGGCTATGCCAAATGGCGGTGAACTGATCATCCAGACGTTCCTCACCGGTTCTGTGATCCATATTCTTGTCAGGGATACAGGGATCGGGATGAATGAAGAGCAAATTGCCCGGCTGGGTGAACCATACTACACGACAAAAGGAAAGCAAGGAACTGGTCTTGGCATGATGGTAACATTCAGCATCATTCGTGCAATGAGAGGGAAGGTGGAAGTGAAAAGCCAGATTGGAATGGGGACAACCTTCCATATTCGCTTCACCAAAACATTGTAA
- a CDS encoding STAS domain-containing protein has protein sequence MKTKSRALYEFLVEHATDFSEDWLKRQRVIKGSDYSADAPSEVMNRVKEQNSNYVRLVAKSLYQSEEEMKETISAWTSQTAADRIKSKTDLTEVAWNSGVFRRVYWEYVQRFVKQTEMEITLDDIFTWEKKINYTLDYVFETFIVVFMEILMNRLASQATLIKELSTPVISLTKEVGLLPLIGEIDTTRAKSLMESTLTQSIDARINTLIVDLSGVVMVDTMVAHQIFKLMDALNLLGVRSIVTGIRPEVAQTAVQLGIDFSGITTEGNLQNVVKKIIQS, from the coding sequence ATGAAAACAAAATCAAGGGCATTATATGAATTTTTAGTAGAGCATGCAACGGATTTTTCAGAGGATTGGCTTAAACGCCAGCGTGTTATTAAAGGTTCGGATTACTCTGCTGATGCTCCTTCTGAAGTAATGAACAGAGTGAAGGAACAGAACTCAAACTATGTTCGCCTTGTGGCCAAATCACTTTATCAGTCTGAGGAAGAGATGAAGGAAACCATTTCAGCCTGGACGAGTCAGACTGCAGCTGACCGCATTAAATCTAAAACCGACCTGACAGAAGTAGCATGGAATTCAGGAGTTTTTAGACGTGTTTATTGGGAATATGTTCAACGCTTCGTAAAGCAGACGGAAATGGAGATTACACTGGACGACATATTTACCTGGGAAAAAAAGATCAATTACACATTGGATTATGTCTTTGAAACTTTTATCGTTGTTTTCATGGAAATCCTTATGAATCGCTTAGCCTCCCAAGCCACACTAATCAAGGAATTGAGCACTCCAGTGATTAGCTTGACTAAGGAAGTCGGCCTCCTGCCATTGATTGGTGAAATTGATACAACGAGAGCAAAAAGCTTGATGGAATCAACACTTACACAAAGTATCGATGCACGAATTAACACCTTGATTGTCGATCTTTCAGGGGTCGTGATGGTTGACACGATGGTAGCCCATCAGATCTTCAAACTGATGGACGCATTAAATCTACTTGGCGTGCGATCAATCGTAACAGGTATCAGGCCGGAGGTTGCCCAAACCGCTGTTCAGCTAGGAATCGATTTTTCAGGAATAACAACGGAAGGCAACCTGCAGAATGTCGTGAAAAAAATTATTCAAAGTTAA
- a CDS encoding exonuclease SbcCD subunit D has protein sequence MKFIHTGDWHLGKLVHGMYMTEDQREVLNQFVELVAEEQPDAVVIAGDLYDRSVPPTDAVELLDEVLFRINVELNTPVVAIAGNHDSAERLSFGSSWYRHNHFYLTGKLANDFKPVHINGVNFHLVPYAEPGVVRHLLDDSSIHSHQEAMKAVIGKIEENLNPNEPNVFVGHAFVLGGDSCDSERSLSVGGSGCVTQDLFDPFSFTALGHLHSPDAIKHDKIKYSGSLLKYSFSEAKQRKSISIVEMNDNGSFEMRYKTLKPKQDMRELEGHLEQLLDPSFYEKENTNDYLKVTLLDDGAMIDPMGKLRQVFPNVLHLERKIESIDQKHKQSFTSIREEKKSELELFEQFYQEMTTSEFTDEKRGVMTDVIGNVLKEEAQK, from the coding sequence ATGAAATTTATCCATACAGGTGATTGGCATCTTGGGAAGCTGGTTCATGGAATGTACATGACAGAAGATCAGCGAGAAGTATTGAATCAATTTGTTGAGCTTGTCGCAGAAGAACAACCTGATGCTGTAGTGATTGCAGGTGATTTGTATGACAGGTCTGTACCGCCAACAGATGCCGTCGAGCTTCTTGATGAAGTGCTGTTCCGGATCAATGTGGAGCTGAACACTCCGGTTGTTGCAATTGCTGGTAACCACGATAGTGCAGAGCGCCTGTCATTTGGGAGCTCATGGTACCGCCATAATCATTTTTACCTTACAGGAAAATTGGCGAACGATTTTAAGCCAGTACATATCAATGGTGTGAATTTCCATTTGGTTCCTTATGCGGAACCTGGAGTTGTCCGCCATTTGCTGGACGATTCATCCATCCATTCCCATCAGGAAGCAATGAAAGCAGTGATCGGTAAAATAGAAGAAAACCTGAACCCAAACGAGCCAAACGTTTTTGTAGGACATGCCTTCGTACTTGGCGGGGACTCATGTGATTCGGAGAGGTCATTGTCAGTTGGCGGTTCTGGCTGTGTTACGCAGGATTTATTTGACCCATTCTCCTTCACAGCACTCGGACATCTTCACAGTCCTGATGCGATCAAACATGACAAGATTAAGTACTCTGGATCCCTTTTAAAATATTCCTTTTCCGAGGCAAAACAGCGGAAGTCCATTTCAATCGTTGAAATGAATGATAACGGCAGTTTCGAGATGCGCTATAAGACTTTAAAGCCGAAGCAAGATATGCGGGAGTTGGAAGGCCACTTAGAACAGCTACTTGATCCATCCTTTTATGAAAAAGAGAATACGAATGACTATTTAAAAGTAACTTTGCTTGATGATGGGGCGATGATTGACCCAATGGGCAAGCTGCGTCAGGTTTTCCCAAATGTTCTCCACCTTGAGAGAAAAATAGAATCCATCGACCAAAAACATAAGCAAAGCTTCACATCCATAAGGGAAGAAAAAAAATCCGAACTAGAGCTATTCGAACAGTTTTATCAGGAAATGACGACAAGTGAATTCACAGACGAAAAACGAGGTGTAATGACAGATGTGATTGGCAATGTGCTGAAAGAGGAGGCGCAAAAATGA
- a CDS encoding AAA family ATPase → MKPLKLTMQAFGPYAGSETIDFKQLENRTMFVISGKTGSGKTTIFDGISYAIYGKASGEDRNGPDLRSQFAEDDVLTEVTLEFSLRRKTYRITRSPQQERKKKSGEGTTNIGAKAELYLIDENGELQLLASNVREVDEKIKEIMIIDSNQFRQILMIPQGEFRKLLTSDSKEKEVILQRLFHTEIYKRVEEKLKEEATILKKSVEDQVEKRDSQLRSIKAVENDELKVLLAAGSVNDTMILPLLKKEISAMEEKLQHLAKGREKLQLERDQMQQRLFEAEATLKQIQSLETLKTVKEKLEAQESLFVEKEKQSMLAKKAALLDAQEQLCHRLKADFDSISNQAAQIMKRIEDLTVKLKAAEQEQQKQIDREPERKAAADQLSKLANMKEEVLAFSRIDSEVKKIKATFDAKKQEREKGENTLKTAEDRLKVLQAGKEEAETAQITYFENDRQLEKLNRELDKLKKLSIHNQRLHQAQKSFETRMGLFNQAVARLNDGKSAAEELEQKWLHSQAAVLAGKLSDGNACPVCGSDHHPSPAKASEGFIPTEEDLKAAREQVSLLEKEKSSAEKSFIETEANLRSLNEAGEELLAEITGFLAGFEMEQLSDAVMLTERDIEKLKKEQQNLSLKKDNLEKIKTEITRFEEGKEKLQQQLKELDEAYQKLVIQYTEKKTTLERMIERIPAELRSLQAFEASLHSAELLQKQLDQELEQARKNFQDAKELLGTETARREEAEKRIKEIETKLTTERETFKDNMTAQGFKNYQAYSQAKISEQAIQKLESDVRNYREEIRSVRDRFSELTEMLKEVKKPDMDTLQNLFAELNQKIKEADEAYQYLNMKKRDNQSIFEQVVSLNEQMKVLEEKYKLVGHLYEISKGQNTYRITFERFVLAAFLDDILQEANVRLNKMTSGRYRLMRKTDRSKGNVQSGLELLVLDAYTGQERHVKTLSGGESFKAALSLALGLADVVQNYAGGVSLETMFIDEGFGTLDPESLDQAIEALIDIQSSGRLVGIISHVPELKERIDARLEVISTQTGSKTEFVLMN, encoded by the coding sequence ATGAAACCTCTTAAATTGACCATGCAGGCGTTCGGTCCTTATGCCGGTTCCGAAACTATCGACTTCAAACAGTTGGAGAACAGGACGATGTTTGTCATTTCCGGGAAAACAGGTTCAGGTAAAACAACGATTTTTGATGGAATCAGTTATGCGATTTACGGCAAGGCAAGCGGGGAGGATCGGAACGGGCCTGACTTGCGGAGCCAGTTCGCAGAAGATGATGTTTTGACAGAGGTTACGTTGGAGTTTTCTCTTCGCCGAAAGACTTATCGAATCACAAGATCTCCACAACAGGAGAGGAAAAAGAAGTCAGGGGAAGGAACAACCAATATAGGAGCAAAAGCCGAACTCTATTTGATTGATGAAAATGGTGAATTGCAGCTGTTAGCATCCAATGTTCGCGAAGTTGATGAAAAAATCAAGGAAATCATGATCATCGACAGCAACCAATTTCGGCAGATCCTGATGATTCCTCAGGGGGAATTCCGCAAGCTGCTAACATCCGACAGCAAGGAAAAAGAAGTCATCCTGCAGAGATTATTCCATACTGAGATTTATAAAAGGGTAGAAGAGAAACTTAAAGAAGAAGCAACAATTTTGAAAAAATCGGTTGAGGACCAGGTTGAAAAGAGGGACTCCCAGCTCCGAAGCATTAAAGCTGTCGAGAATGATGAACTCAAGGTGCTACTAGCAGCGGGCAGTGTGAATGATACCATGATCCTCCCACTTCTGAAAAAGGAAATAAGTGCTATGGAGGAAAAGCTTCAGCATCTGGCAAAAGGCCGTGAAAAACTTCAGCTTGAACGTGACCAGATGCAGCAACGGCTATTCGAAGCCGAAGCTACATTGAAACAAATTCAATCTCTTGAGACCTTAAAGACTGTGAAGGAAAAACTGGAAGCACAGGAGTCATTATTTGTTGAAAAAGAGAAGCAGTCTATGCTGGCGAAAAAAGCAGCACTGCTTGACGCCCAGGAACAGCTCTGCCACAGATTGAAGGCTGATTTTGATTCCATTTCGAACCAGGCTGCACAAATAATGAAACGAATCGAAGACTTAACAGTGAAACTGAAGGCTGCTGAACAGGAACAGCAGAAGCAAATTGACCGTGAACCAGAACGGAAGGCGGCGGCTGACCAACTAAGTAAGCTGGCGAATATGAAAGAAGAGGTCCTGGCCTTTTCCCGCATTGATTCCGAGGTAAAGAAAATAAAAGCAACCTTCGATGCAAAAAAACAGGAACGGGAAAAGGGTGAAAATACCCTTAAGACGGCAGAAGACCGTCTTAAGGTTTTACAGGCTGGCAAAGAAGAGGCAGAAACAGCTCAGATTACTTATTTCGAGAATGACAGGCAGCTGGAAAAACTGAACCGTGAACTGGACAAGCTGAAAAAACTTTCCATTCATAACCAAAGACTCCATCAGGCCCAAAAAAGCTTTGAAACAAGAATGGGGCTGTTTAACCAGGCTGTTGCCCGTTTAAACGATGGCAAATCCGCAGCAGAAGAGCTGGAGCAAAAATGGCTTCATTCCCAGGCTGCTGTACTGGCCGGAAAGCTTAGCGATGGCAATGCCTGCCCAGTTTGCGGCTCAGACCATCATCCCTCACCAGCAAAAGCAAGCGAAGGCTTCATTCCTACTGAAGAGGATCTAAAAGCTGCACGTGAACAAGTCTCTCTTCTTGAAAAAGAAAAGAGCAGTGCTGAAAAATCCTTTATTGAAACTGAAGCGAACCTAAGGTCTTTGAACGAGGCGGGAGAGGAATTACTTGCTGAAATTACCGGCTTCCTGGCTGGGTTTGAAATGGAACAGCTGTCCGATGCTGTGATGTTGACTGAAAGGGATATTGAAAAGCTAAAAAAAGAGCAACAAAACCTTTCTTTGAAGAAAGACAACCTTGAGAAAATAAAAACAGAAATCACTAGATTCGAAGAAGGAAAAGAAAAATTGCAACAGCAATTGAAAGAGTTGGACGAAGCCTATCAAAAACTGGTCATCCAGTATACAGAAAAGAAGACGACGCTGGAGCGAATGATAGAAAGGATACCAGCTGAGCTTCGATCACTGCAGGCCTTCGAGGCAAGCCTCCATTCCGCAGAACTTTTGCAAAAGCAGCTTGATCAGGAACTTGAACAGGCCCGGAAAAACTTCCAGGATGCCAAGGAACTGCTGGGAACCGAAACTGCCCGTCGTGAAGAGGCTGAAAAAAGGATAAAAGAAATTGAAACAAAATTGACAACCGAACGCGAAACATTCAAAGACAATATGACAGCACAGGGGTTTAAAAACTACCAAGCTTATAGTCAGGCTAAAATTTCTGAGCAAGCCATACAAAAGCTTGAATCAGATGTTAGGAACTATCGTGAAGAGATCCGGTCTGTAAGGGATCGTTTTTCAGAACTTACAGAGATGTTAAAGGAAGTTAAAAAGCCGGATATGGATACACTCCAAAATCTCTTTGCGGAATTAAACCAGAAGATTAAAGAAGCTGACGAGGCGTATCAGTATTTGAATATGAAAAAACGCGACAATCAATCGATCTTTGAACAGGTTGTTAGCTTAAATGAACAAATGAAGGTGCTTGAGGAAAAGTATAAACTGGTAGGTCATTTATATGAAATCTCAAAGGGTCAGAACACATATAGGATCACATTCGAGCGCTTTGTCCTAGCAGCTTTCCTCGATGATATCCTTCAAGAGGCAAATGTAAGGCTGAACAAAATGACGAGTGGCCGATATCGGTTAATGAGGAAAACGGATCGTTCAAAAGGCAATGTCCAGAGTGGTTTGGAACTTCTCGTGCTAGATGCCTATACAGGGCAAGAAAGGCATGTCAAGACCCTATCCGGAGGCGAAAGCTTCAAAGCCGCGCTATCACTGGCACTTGGCTTGGCCGATGTGGTCCAGAACTATGCTGGCGGTGTTTCGCTCGAAACCATGTTCATTGATGAAGGGTTTGGAACCCTTGATCCGGAGTCACTCGATCAGGCAATCGAAGCATTGATCGATATACAAAGCAGCGGCCGTCTAGTCGGGATTATTTCCCACGTTCCTGAATTAAAGGAAAGAATTGATGCAAGACTTGAGGTTATCTCTACACAAACAGGAAGCAAAACAGAATTCGTCTTAATGAATTGA
- a CDS encoding DUF3900 domain-containing protein, protein MEFEVQYLSFYVVQVEGKGEQADKRYKHFQTLNEEEYESGPLKDFLDGEFAKIVKRKVERHPKTDEVPTKLGYFIVEEGHDLTSNPNYNLFHRVRFAESKEAFQQESEKFAIAYVDTSAVRGGAFIVARAKLRKFFDDAFVFILKCDFEPKVASISDESTLIRQVEMAITTKNMKSIQYPYMPEEGMIQDNELKINQSSHARYFEDFLKYVEYGQSMPEIVKTQVIEMVRGHMEETFEPESEEREQLENAMEIWAASDKRELQERFEPEQVIEAAAQLIEHTPELELKMKLDHISVKGLLADYGDSIHLAKVNGKYVIMIEADTITFEKGFSPVEFAKPDEIGTVVERIRQKG, encoded by the coding sequence ATGGAATTTGAAGTTCAATACCTTTCTTTTTATGTTGTACAGGTAGAAGGCAAAGGGGAGCAAGCAGATAAAAGATATAAGCATTTCCAGACTTTGAATGAGGAAGAATATGAATCCGGTCCATTAAAGGATTTCCTCGATGGGGAGTTTGCAAAAATCGTCAAGCGCAAGGTGGAGCGTCATCCAAAGACGGACGAAGTTCCTACAAAACTCGGATACTTCATCGTTGAAGAAGGACATGATTTAACATCAAATCCAAACTACAATCTATTTCATCGTGTTCGCTTTGCGGAGTCAAAAGAGGCATTCCAGCAAGAGAGTGAAAAGTTTGCCATCGCCTACGTTGATACAAGCGCTGTGAGAGGCGGTGCGTTTATCGTGGCGAGAGCAAAGCTTCGCAAGTTTTTCGATGATGCGTTTGTGTTCATCCTGAAATGTGACTTTGAACCAAAAGTAGCTTCCATTTCAGATGAATCGACTTTGATTCGGCAGGTTGAGATGGCGATCACAACGAAGAATATGAAATCAATTCAATATCCTTATATGCCAGAAGAGGGCATGATCCAGGATAATGAATTGAAAATTAACCAATCTTCGCATGCACGTTATTTTGAAGACTTTTTGAAATATGTGGAGTATGGCCAGTCGATGCCGGAAATTGTTAAAACCCAGGTCATTGAAATGGTCAGAGGGCATATGGAGGAAACCTTTGAGCCTGAAAGCGAGGAACGGGAGCAGCTGGAGAATGCGATGGAAATCTGGGCTGCAAGCGATAAACGTGAGCTCCAGGAGCGATTCGAACCAGAGCAGGTGATTGAAGCGGCTGCTCAGCTTATCGAGCATACACCTGAACTGGAGCTAAAGATGAAGCTCGACCACATTTCCGTGAAAGGTCTGCTGGCTGATTATGGTGACAGTATCCATCTTGCAAAGGTTAACGGTAAGTATGTCATCATGATTGAAGCTGATACGATTACCTTTGAAAAAGGTTTTTCACCAGTGGAATTTGCCAAACCTGATGAAATAGGCACTGTTGTTGAAAGAATCAGGCAAAAGGGCTAA
- a CDS encoding NUDIX hydrolase, producing MVTTYVNWDHAKVKLSWQEEDQLPPRDLISSVHGFCFLDDKVLLVNLNQRGWDMTGGHIEADESAEECFKRETMEEAYVSGDCTLLGSIIVDHSENTQWNEDSPYPKIGFQVFYRMDITEVHNFEAEYESSERIFLDPNQVQEYYHDWHQLYEHILRIAESKK from the coding sequence TTGGTCACTACATATGTAAATTGGGATCATGCAAAAGTAAAGTTATCATGGCAGGAAGAGGATCAGCTTCCTCCCAGGGATTTGATTAGCAGTGTCCATGGCTTCTGCTTCCTCGATGACAAGGTGCTCCTAGTGAATTTGAATCAACGTGGATGGGATATGACTGGCGGTCATATTGAGGCAGATGAATCTGCTGAGGAGTGTTTTAAGAGAGAAACCATGGAAGAGGCCTATGTTTCTGGTGATTGTACGCTTTTAGGTTCGATTATAGTCGATCATAGTGAAAACACCCAATGGAATGAGGATAGTCCTTATCCAAAAATCGGTTTCCAGGTATTTTATCGGATGGATATAACGGAAGTCCATAATTTCGAAGCAGAATACGAATCCTCAGAACGAATCTTCTTGGATCCTAACCAGGTACAAGAATATTACCATGATTGGCACCAGCTTTATGAGCATATTTTAAGAATTGCAGAAAGTAAAAAATAA
- a CDS encoding class I SAM-dependent methyltransferase has translation MDAIKQNSLAWDKKVESESVYTKAVSREIIEKSKAGEWEITVTTEKPVPRNWFPESLAGLKVLCLASGGGQQGPVLAAAGADVTVVDISKKQLEQDEFVANRDGLQLSTLQCSMTDLSAFSDEEFDLIVHPVSNVFVEDISKVWKEASRVLKNKGTLISGFTNPLLFIFDDEEDMKGNLVVKNKIPGSSLANLTDYEKEKYIESNNTIEFFHTLEDQIQGQIDAGLVIAGLYEDDFGGRRPLDEFIKCFVATKAVKIKL, from the coding sequence ATGGACGCTATTAAACAAAATAGCCTTGCTTGGGACAAGAAGGTTGAAAGTGAATCAGTATATACCAAGGCTGTCTCCAGGGAGATTATTGAAAAGAGCAAAGCAGGCGAATGGGAAATTACGGTGACAACGGAAAAACCAGTTCCTAGAAACTGGTTTCCTGAATCGTTGGCGGGCTTGAAGGTTCTTTGTCTTGCTTCTGGCGGAGGACAGCAGGGGCCTGTTCTGGCGGCAGCTGGAGCGGATGTAACGGTTGTTGATATTTCAAAAAAACAACTGGAGCAGGATGAGTTTGTCGCTAATAGAGACGGACTTCAGTTAAGCACTCTGCAATGCAGCATGACAGATCTTTCAGCTTTCAGCGATGAGGAATTTGACTTGATTGTCCACCCAGTGTCGAATGTATTCGTAGAGGATATTTCCAAAGTGTGGAAAGAAGCTTCAAGAGTATTGAAAAACAAAGGAACACTTATTTCGGGATTTACAAATCCTCTCTTATTCATCTTTGATGATGAAGAGGATATGAAAGGAAATCTTGTGGTCAAAAACAAAATTCCCGGATCTTCCCTGGCCAACCTGACAGACTATGAAAAAGAGAAATATATAGAATCAAACAATACCATTGAATTTTTTCATACACTAGAAGACCAGATTCAAGGTCAAATTGATGCAGGCCTAGTCATTGCTGGTTTGTATGAGGACGATTTTGGCGGCAGAAGGCCACTAGATGAGTTTATTAAATGCTTTGTCGCAACAAAAGCTGTAAAAATAAAGCTCTAA
- a CDS encoding SDR family NAD(P)-dependent oxidoreductase — translation MRLGNKTATITGGASGIGRAAALRFAREGAQVVIGDINVDGGRATAELIEKHGGRAIFTELNVSDSKQMKEVISVTVETFGKLDILFNNAGIGNPNVKSVDLDEEDWDQIIDINLKGVFLGIKHAVPEMMKAGGGAIINTSSLLGIKGQKYLAAYNASKAGVILLTKNAALEYGKNHIRVNAIAPGVIDTHIIEGWKNDERKWPIISKANALGRIGTPEEVANAVLFLASDEASFITGATLSVDGGGLTF, via the coding sequence ATGAGATTGGGAAACAAGACAGCCACTATTACTGGCGGTGCCAGTGGAATTGGACGTGCAGCCGCACTCCGCTTTGCTCGTGAAGGAGCCCAGGTTGTTATCGGGGATATCAATGTTGATGGCGGCCGGGCGACTGCAGAACTCATTGAGAAACATGGAGGAAGAGCGATTTTTACCGAATTAAATGTAAGCGATTCCAAACAGATGAAGGAAGTTATTTCGGTAACTGTCGAAACCTTTGGGAAGCTGGATATTCTTTTTAATAACGCAGGGATAGGAAATCCGAATGTAAAAAGTGTCGATCTCGATGAAGAGGACTGGGACCAGATTATTGATATTAATCTTAAAGGTGTTTTCCTCGGTATTAAACATGCAGTTCCTGAAATGATGAAGGCTGGCGGCGGCGCAATCATCAACACCTCAAGCTTGCTTGGCATAAAGGGGCAAAAGTATCTTGCAGCTTACAATGCATCGAAAGCCGGTGTCATCCTGCTGACAAAAAATGCAGCATTGGAATATGGCAAAAATCATATACGTGTGAACGCCATTGCACCTGGTGTCATTGATACACATATTATAGAAGGATGGAAAAATGATGAACGCAAATGGCCAATCATTTCAAAGGCCAATGCCTTAGGCAGGATCGGCACACCCGAGGAGGTCGCTAATGCGGTTCTGTTCCTCGCTTCTGATGAAGCTTCTTTTATAACCGGTGCCACTTTGTCAGTCGACGGCGGTGGACTGACATTTTAG